AGGGTGCAACCTCAGGAGGAAATTCTGGGGGGATCCCTGAACCCACAGATCGTCATTCCTGCTGGGGAgaagtgggaaggagggaagtggctccagtccctccccacccctctgctgGAACAGGTGCCCACTCCAGCAGCAGGAGCCCTGCCCCTCCGCATTCTGCCCACCGCACCAGAGCTGGGTCTGGGTGGAGCTGACGCCCCGCGCCCCATGCTGGGGGAGTGCTAAGTGACTGGAGTGAGGGTCAGAGGCCAGGCCCATCCTAGGTCCACCGCTGTGTGACCTGGGCCGAGTTtctcagcctctctgaacctgtgtcctcatctgtcaGGTGCAGATAAAAGCACCCACTTCGTCCACAGGCGTGCAGGGAGGATCAAAGGGACAATGCACATGAAAGCCGTTTGCAAGGTAAGGTGTTATTAACAGGCTATGATTATTTGTGTGGGTGAATAAAAGGGGTGGATTCTCTTCCACTGAAGAGCCCACCTTACAGGTTGGATGAAGTCTGTGCTTTTCATCTGTGTGAAAAGCATCACCTTCTCTCTGCCCAACTCCAGCCCTGGGGGATGGAGTGCAGGGACCAGAGCTTTCTAAGTGCCACTCCAGACCCAGCAGTGGGAGGGGGACCTGGTCCACAACTGCCACGTCAGTGCCCACCCGACACCCCCAGACGTCACCCGCCACCCACCTGACCTGCACTGGCTGCGCCCACCTTCTCACACACCACCCTgtcccagccagccagcctgctCCAGCTGTGCCCCTGCCACCTCCCATCCCTGGCTCACCTCCCAGGTGTTgccaccccccagccccggcTCACCTCCCGGGTGTTATGCAGGCATTTGGCCTCGATGTCATATCTCTCCTCGTCCACCACCTCCACCTTGGCGTGCAGGTCCCGGCACAGGTCCTGCGGAAGCAGGGGAGTCAGGAAGGGAGATGAGGGAGCcgctcagcccccagccccgcttTTCCACCTCCCGGCCGGGTGCCCGGCCCCTCCTCCACCTCGGCAAGACCTGAGCTGTGGAAGGGGCTGATAGACCCCTTCGCTCTGAATGGAagtcctttgttttcctttccgaATGTACTTATCGCTAAAAAGTTTTCTTATGATAAAAAGAATgtaagttggggcttccctggtggcgcagtggttgagagtctgcctgccgaggcaggggacatgggttcgtgtcccggtccgggaggatcccgcatgccgcggagcggttgggctcgtgagccatggccgctgggcctgcgcgtccggagcctgtgctctgcagcgggtgaggccacagcggtgagaggcccgcgtaccgcaaaaaaaaaaaaaaaaaaagaatgtaagttaattgtagaaattttgaaaattatgtattaagcaaaaataataaaacaaggggacttccctagcggtccagtaattaagactctgagctcccaatacaggggacacgggttcgatggaactaagaccccgcatgccgcaCGGTACagcctaaacaaacaaaaaaatactactactaataaaataggaataattagtgatactaattattattatttaattaataataaaataggaattatTACCACCAGGCAGTAATAACATAGGTTACCGCCTGGAGGTAACCATCGGTGACATGTTGGTCTACaaatggtgggacttccctggcggtccagtgggtaagactccgagttcccgatgcagggggcctgggttccatccctggtcggggaactagatcccacatacatgccacaactaagaagtctgcatgccacaactgagacctggcacagacaaaataagtaaataaatgtcttttttaaaaaatggtccctGACTTACGATGGCTCAGCTTATGATCTTTTTTGCCTTTATGATGGTGAGAGAGCAATAGAAATTCAGTAGAAACCATCCTTGGAAGTTTGAATTTTAACCCTTCCCGCTAGTGATGTTCGGTGCTGGGCAGTgcagccccagctcccaggcaGCCCCACGCTCGTGAGGGTGGCCACCCACACACGTAAAACCATTCTGTACCAGACAACCATCTGCTTTTTCATTGTCAGTAAATTACACGAGATATTCAactctttattataaaataggcttttcTGTTAGTTGATTTCGCCCAACTTTCAGCTACCGTGAGTGGGGTCCTCACACGGTTAAGCTGGGCCAGGTGAGCTGTGATGTACGCTGGGTGAGGCGTAGACAGTGCACTTTGGCCCTACGACAGTTTCACCTGACGATGGGCTTCTTGGGACTTAACCCCATCGTAAGTCAAAGGAGATCTGTATCTCCTTCCGGGCCCTTCACTCTGCAGTCGCTGGTGTTTAAACTCTTATCAATGTTATAAAAACATTAAAGGCCTATTTGCAGGGGAAGGACGGGCAGGTCTGGAGAAGTGGGCCCTCCCAAGCGTTGGCCAGCTCCCGGCTCTGCACCGTCACGCTGCTCCAATACGCGACCTAGCCCCTGCTCAGCCCCCCGTACCCCCCGCAAGcaagcccctcctccctgctgAGGCTCCCTTCCCGCTCGTAAAATGGGACCCAACGCCCCACCCCTGCCCGACCCCGCGCCACGGGGCTGTGAAGACTAATGAGAGAGCTTGCGGCCGAGCCAGTCCGAGTCCCTGCCGCGGGGCTGCGCGCCGCTTCGGgagcccctcccccatgcccaccTGCAGGGCGCTGAGCGACAGGCCTCGGGTCTGCAGCGCGGGGATGCGCTCGGCCAGGTAGCGACTCTTCTCGGCCTCCCGCGCCTCGTGCTCTTGCTCCCAGCACTCCTTGGCCTTGGCCAGCATCAGGCTCTGCGCAGGACACGCCCGGTGAGCGCGGCCCCGGCCCCCCACGGCAGCGGGGCCTGAAGGGGAGGCGGGCCCCCGACCGCCAGCCCGGCCCCGGACGAGGCCCAGCTCAGGCAGCTGCCAAGAGTGGGAGTGTGTGCGCGGCCACGTGACGCCAAAGCCCGGGGGACCACACACCAGCACCCGCGCTCTTGGACCCCGGGCCTTACTGTCCTTCAATCTTCCTCTTACCATTTCTCATCTTTTTGGGCCCCAGGGCTCCTAAGAAAGAATCTCTTACCAAAATAAAGCAAGCCCTCTGCCCCCACCAGGGGTCTCACCGTGAACATGGCCCCGCCTCCTGCCAAGCCCTGGGAAGGTGCCAGGACCAGAATTCCAGGTTCCCACCCTCTGACCACAGGCTCCGGGCTCTGGCCACACTCCCTCTGCCGCGtcctcctccatcccctctcGTCCTCCATCCCCTCTCGTCCTCCATCCCCTCTCGTCCTCCATCCGCCCGTCCTCCATCCCCTCGTCCTCCATCCGCCCGTCCTCCATCCCCTCTCAtcctccatcccctcctcctccatcccctcctcctccatctcctcctcctccttcccctcctcctccatccccaTTCATCCTCCATGCCCTCTCGTCCTCCATCCCCCCTCGTCCTCCATCCCCTCAtcctccatcccctcctccatcccctctcatcctccacctcctccccactctgGTCTCCCTCCTCTTTGACCTCCCATGACCCTCCCCCCCAGAGGTGCACTGCACCCCTCTACCTCCCCGGACACCTCCCCAGAGCCAGGACCCCGCTCACCTTCAGCAGGAGTTTGCGGGAGGCAGTAATCTTGGGTTTTCtctgaggagaaagaggaggagagatgggTGAGGTGGCGGCTATAGAACCAGAAATCTGGACCAGGCCGGGATGAGCGCCTGCCTGTCACCATCCTAACCCAGAATCCTCACCTCAGGGTCCCTTAAAAGCTCAtcttgtgattgcacccctcagATTCAGAGACTCAGCTCCCTGACCGAGGGGCTGAATCCTGCAAGAAACTGCGTAGGTCACAGGGTCTGGGCACTCCCTTCCTCATCTGTGAGTCAGGATGCTGAGACCCACCTAACCCGGTCCACAGAGGGACTACAGACAGAATGAGATCGTGCGTGAGCACCGGCTTTGAACAGCGTGCATGAGGCACACGGCCTGGCACGCTGGGGCAATGTTGTGTCACCAGAGAAGTAAGCCCTGAGTTCCCTCAATAAAGAAGCTCCATCTCTTTAGACGTCAAAACTTTTCTTGATGTCAACACCATCCATATAAATTGCTCTCAGTTATGAAGAcagtattttctcttcttattaaaAATGCTTGACATCTCTTGCTGACTAGATATGTCCTAATAGGTCTTGGCCCTGTGGCAGCGTCCCCCAGGGAAGCGAGAGGGGTCTGCTCCATCCCTAACTCCGAGGGCTCCTGTCTCCTCCTGGACACAGGTGGTCACTTCTCGAGCTACTGGTgaacgcccccccccccacctgcaGCTACTCTGCGGAGCCCCGGCCACAGCTTGTGTTTGCTATTCTTGTGCGTAAAGTAGAAGCAATCAGCTCTGAGCCGTCCCTGTGGGAGAAAATGAAGGGGCTCTCGTGCCTGGAACCTGCTTCTAATCCAGCTATTCAGGGTGCTCTGTCTTTTCCTCTCCGAAAGCCAAGGGTTTTGCCGCGTGTCCGGTCCGCGTGGTTGCCAGGGAATGGCCTGTTGCTATGTGCGTCACCAGCCGCGGTTTACACTGTCATGCACCCGCGGAGATGTCTCACCATCTCCCCACCAACCGGGGGAGATTTTGGCCACCTCGTTGCCCATCAGTCACCAGGGACTCACTTTCATATGAGCCTCAGTGAAACTTAGAGATTCACACGACTATGGAAAAACAGAATCTCTGCCGAGTGTCTCCTCCATCCGTGCTGCGAACTCCCAGCCTGCCAGCCCTGAGTCCACAGCTCCCCAGCTGCAGTCCCCACCCCGGGCGAGGCGGGACACAGGCTGTGTGTGATCTCAGCAGTCTAAACAGACCTGGGCTGTATCGGGGGCGGGGCCGTCTAAGACCCGAGGGGAGGGCAAGAATCCCGTTGCTCCTCCCTCAGTGTCCggtggtgggcggggctggaATAACCCACGGATGattccctcccacctttccaaTGTAGATCTGCAAGGACAGGACGGCCCCCCAGAGCTGGACGCGCTCTCAGACCCGGTGAGGGAGAACTGCTCGGTGGTCAGCATGGGTGCAGAGTCGCACCGCCTCTGTCTGGTCCCAACCCCAGGACCACCTTCCAGGGACGTGATGCACTGGGGCGCCCCCCTCCCTGGACCTTGAGGAGCCCCACGTCCAGAATCTTCCCCCAAGGTTTATATTCTCCAGGGAATTTGCTCAGCCACTGAGCACCCCTCCCCAGGCCTTGACCCAAGCTCTCTCTCCTCAAATGCCCACCCTACCGCCACCTGTCTAACGTCCGCCAGGACAGAGACACCCCCAGTCTTACCTCACTGCAGGCATCCATCACAGGAaggccagggtgggcggggggcggggggggggagagCAGAAGACAGTGAGTGTGAACAACGCATAGCATCCATGCGACAGCAGACCGTGTggacaggctgggggaggggcgcggTGACAGCACACCAGAAAGAAAGCAGACAGACATCGTGCAGGGGGGCCAGTTCGAGCACAAGCAGAATAGAATAGAAACCCTCAGGCCCTGTGGGCTACTGGGGGCCCTTTTGGGAGACACGAACCACTGTACACTGGGGAGGATGGAACCCTCAAGGTGGGGTCCCAGGCTGTGAAAACTTCCTTCCCGGGCGAGTAGGTACCTCCCCAAAGCTTGTTCATCTACTGGGTAACGTTAAATCATGGCCTGGGACTTTTGATCCATCCATTTGATCAGTGCAAACAAACTCTGAGACACAGGCCAAGAGGGTCTTTCAGCAACAAACTGGGAGCCAGTTCTGCCCAAAGCCTGGGAGGACACGTGGACCCTAGGGACCCCGGCTCTCAGGACTGTGCCTGTTTTAGGATCTGGTCTCCCAGGGAACTGCTTCAGGGACCGAACAGATGGTCTGAAATCTGCAGCAACGGCGCATGCCTTCCTGGGCCCCGGGGCGGGGTCGGGGTGGCGGGGAGGTGGGCcccggggcggggctggggggcgaGGAGGTGggccccggggcggggcggggagggccggggccgggggcggggggggggggggggggggaggcaaTACTACTTACACGTCCGGCATGGCGGCGGTGGGGCGGCACCTGGGGCAGAAGGAACCATGGATGAGGGAGAGTTACAGTTCCTGCCCTCACCCCGACCTGTCTGGGCCGTGGGGCTGTGTCAGCCGCCCAGCCTGGGAAAGAAGGTCCGATAGCAGAAAGGAGAAATCAGACGTATCGCCTTCCAGTGGGTCAGGATGGGGTAAATACTTGTCCGtttactcttttttctctccattcatttactcactcattcacaggggagagaaaccttacaaaggcaaagaaacaaGATGAGAATCAAAAGTGGTTCTGCTGGGCAGGTGTGTAGGACCAGGATCTGCAGACTACAGCCCACAGGCCAGGACTGGACTGTTCGCTTAAAAGACGGTAAAGCAAAGAAAAGATGTGACAGAACCTTATGtaacctgcaaagcctaaaatatttcctagCTGGCCCTTTCCAGAAAACATTTGCCGACACCTGTGGGATACACAGAAAATGCGTTTGGAGTTGGGGGGTGGGTGCTCGCTCACGGGGCCTCGAATGACAGGGTGAGACAGACTGTCCTGTGGGCAGTGGGTGGTCATGAAGGTCTGAGAGGGCAGGGTCTGGAACAGTGAGCACAGGCCACAGGAAGCCACCACACGGCACACCGCCAGGGGGCGCCGTTCACGTGGATGGTGATGAGCTGGGACAGGTCCGTGAGGGGCCCTGAGGGGGGTCAGGCCAGGAGTCAGGGCAAAACCCCGTGTCCCACTCTGGTCTTCACCCTAACCCTCCCCGGGCCAGCTTTTCCCTCTGCAAAATCGGGGGTTAGAGGACttgttttccatttaatatttggTCTTGAACCCTTTGTTCAAAGCAAGTCCAATCAATAGAGCGGCTGGCCCTGGTGGAAGGGGCGTTAGCCCAGGACCCCCGTGCTCCTCCGTGAGGTCCTGCGCCCGTGGAGCACAGTATGAAGCCCCCTgacctgtgtgaccctgggaccCCTTTTAGTCCGAGAGTCTGGGGCTCAGACGGAGGAGGAGGGCCTCGAGCCGTAGAGGGGTCCACAGCCAGGCCTGACCACCCTCTGGCCCCGGCTGGACAGcattccagtgcagggggtgggcACTGGGCCAACgacacggggagggaggggcacggctgGGGTGGGAGCCGGTGTGTGGGCGGGGGGTTGGGAGCCCGAGCTGGGTTATGAAGTGAAGGATCAGGGAGGGGATGGAGCCAGGGGAGAGCTGAGCACAGGGCCAGGGGTTTGGATCTGGTCCAGAGCCTGGTGTGGGTGGGGCAGGCTGATCCTGAAGGACAAGTGCAAAGTGGCCGCCGTCACCTCCTCCAGAGCCGCCTCCGCCTCTGCCGCGACGCCACCCTTTCCCCTCCTGCTGGGAAGCCTGGGTGGGGCTCAGCCACCCCGCCTGAATCTCCCACGCGAAAGCCTTAACCACGCCCCATCTGCCGCTgcctcgggggtggggggagggcgagGCCCGGTGGAGGGAGTGTGACCCAGAGCTTCAGCTGTCACCCTGGGGCACAGAGGGGAGTAGAAACAGTCCACACATTCCCGAGATGCTTGGCTGCAATTAGATTTTATCGCCAGCTGTTTATTCTAGGGCCGCACTCCTCTGAAGACACCGAGGAGGTCCAGAGAGGAAGGGCAGCTGGGGaagagccctccccacccccagcccccgcaGCACGGTCCCCGGGGGCACAGATCTCACTGAGGAGGGACGTACTCGTCCTCGGTcgggggcggggttgggggctggggggtggggcctCCGGCCGTGTCCACACCCCCTAGACAGCCGCTACCTGTCCGGCCAGGCCAGGCGTCCTGCCGAGCTCCGGGCCCGCCCCCGGCCCGGCCGCTGACAATCACCAGGCCAAGGGGTCCCAGCCTTGCGCTGACACCCACCAGACGGGACCCCTCGACAGGTCCCCTGGAAGACAAGCAGAGACAAGATAATAACTCAGGATGGAGCGGACAGCTCAGAGGGTGGGAGAGCCGCGCTCCCGGCCCCCAACAGCAAGAGGGAGATAACGGGACCCACAGTGGGAGGTGGGGGTCCCTGGGCtaccctcccccaggccccatgGGTGGGACAGGCCAGCCAGGCCGTGAGACCGAGACTGAGGCTGTGTGTGGGCCTGTGTGTGTAAGCGTGTGTACGTGACTGCGTGTGAGCAGGGATGTAAGCGTGTGTACGTGACTGCGTGTGAGCAGGGATGTAAGCGTGAGTGTGTACGTGACTGCGTGTGAGCAGGGATGTAAGCGTTGAGTGTGTACGTGACTGCGTGTGAGCAGGGATGTAAGCGTGTGTACGTGACTGCGTGTGAGCAGGGATGTAAGCGTGAGTGTGTACGTGACTGCGTGTGAGCAGGGATGTAAGCGTTGAGTGTGTACGTGACTGCGTGTGAGCAGGGAAGGGACCACAAATTGCTACTCAGGCTTGTGTTCCTCGCACCCCCATCTTGGACCTCAGTTCAAGGGCATCTCGGTCCTCCCTGACTGACTGCTGACAAGGCTTGTGCTCCCAAGGCTGCAGTTGTGGACCCCCCAGCACCCTGAGCTCTGAACAGGAAAGCCCGCCTACAGCTGCTGGGGACAGtctcccggccccgcccccccgtTAGAGAGCCCACCCCGCCCGacaccctccccctccacccccccacccccgcctcggGTCCTCACTGATGTGCTCACAGGCTCTCGAGCTCCCATCCCAGTGCTGTCCCCCCTGCCTTCCCCCAAGAGCCCCCCTTCTGCGCCAGAGCCAGGAGGCGGGCTGGCGCTCTGCCCGCACCTGCTGTCCACTGTGCAGACAGCAAAGGGCGCCAAGCGAGCTgtcaaagacaaagaacaaagagGCAGGACGGCTTCCTTGGTCGGTGGCGCGGGCGTAGGTGCAGCCTTCCAGCCCCCGAGTCCTGCCCCCGCTCCCTCCTGCTCCTCTGACCCGGGCGTCAACCCCCTGCACTGCTCACCAAGCTCCCCCTCAACTTCCAAATACAGCCCCTCTGCCCCCTCTGGTCCCCAACGCGCCCCTCTCCCTCCTGGGACGGCTGGGCTGCGGTGTGAAAACGATCCTCGAGGCCCTGCCGGCGGCCCCCTGGGCAGCCTGGGAAATCCTGCTCGCGGCTCCGAACGGGCAGGGGGCTCACCTCCAGCCACAGTCTTGCAGGGCAGAGGCCGCCCTACGGACTGAACGCTGTGGGACTGTCAGGACCGTCCACCAACAAACCCAGTGGCACAGGAAAGACCATCTTCTTCGCCATCCGAGCCCTCACTTGCTCCTGAGTCTGGAGCCCCAGCTCCACTGCCCGGGCGGTGGACACTCACCTTCCTGGGTCTCCGTGGGTGAGATGGTCTCGCCTTGCGGTTGACTGCAGACTGTAGGGGGCAAGTGGAGGGGAAGCTATGAAAACTACGGCCCACAGCAACTGGCGGGTAAAAATAGAACAGACGCAGCCCCTCCCGCCTCCCcgctccccccaaccccgcccacCACACACACGCCTCGCGAAGGGGACACCGCAGCAGGCACAGCAGCCGGCGGGCTTGAAGACACACGTGTGCCCGGCTCAGGAGGACACGGCGCCTCTGCACACAGCGGCCACCACCTAGGAGACGGCAGCCCCGGAAAGGGGGAATGGATAGCCGACTGGATGGGGCTCCAAGCAGGGGTGGCGCCAGGGCACCGGGAGGCCTGGGGGAAAGGGGGCCGTCTCGCTGGCCCTGCATCTCTCGCAAGGGAATGCGGGAACCAGGCTCCAAGAGGGCAAAAGGCTTGACATTCGGGCATCTTCTGAGGCTCTGCTACACGTGCGCCAGGGAGACTCCTGGACCTGGGGGTGATGTAAACAGTGCTGAGGGGGTCCAGTGAGGGTCCTGGGGCTAAGCTGACCTTCAAGCTCATGGCGTCTGAGGGTCCACAGATGCTCTGCACCCTCTCCTGGTGGGTTTCCCAGGTTCCAAACGGCGCCCCACACACCGTGCCTGGAACTTGGTGAAACTAACTCCCTCTGTCCCCTGACCCACCCTCTGTCACGGCCACATGCCAACAGTATCCGGGGGGCTGGTGTGCAGGGGCTGCACCTGTTCACTGGCTATTTTTAGGATGATGGATGAACACCTAATACCCACCCTATGGTCAGAGGAAGACAATGCCTGCTATGTTAATCCAGCGGCTATTATTATTGGTCATCTCATGAGCCGGGAGCCCAGGCTAGGGCAGGACAAGCAGGACGCTGACCCCTCTCGGAGGCCAGGAAAGGTCTTGTCAGCAGCAAGAAGCTGGGGAGCTCTAGCCAAGTGTCAGTCGGGTGGGAACAGAGCTCGTGGACAGGGCTGTCCTCAGGGGACATACCCAAGTGCCAGGGAGTGGTAGAGGCGCCTCCCTCTGGGCCAGCAGAAGTTGCTCTGATTTTGCGTTGGTCAGGTCACCTTTGGGAAGCCTCCATGCAAGAAGGCTGCCAGGGAGGGAGAACGGGGTCTGGGAGGTTatatggggggcggggggggcgggggggcggtaCAGGATCCCAGGCGGAAGGGCTGGGATGGAAACCAGAGGAGCAGCTGGGGATCAGAGAAGGAATCTGGGGGCTGGGGATGAGTCTATGGGAGTTAATTGCATTGGTTTATTAGGTTTATAACTTTTGCAATAACTTTCATACAAAACCTTAATATgtgcaaaaacaaaatgaatcgtCTGCGTGGATTATCCCgctttttgaaaaggaaaaacaaagagaacagaTTGACAAATAGAAGAGTGAAATAGGGGCAAAAGGACCTAAAAAGTAGGCGAGCAGATGATCTCAGAAAGACATGGTGACTGGGACCCTCCCAGCGGACACTCCCCTCCGCAGGGACCACCAGGAACCGCGGCCTCAGCGGGGCTCGATTCATCCTCAGGCTGCATGGGGACCCCTGTCCCAGGCCCCCGTGTCCTGACTCCGCCCAcacctccctcaccccacctGCCTCCACCCTCAGACCCACACGGGCCTGCAGCCCCGCTCAGCCACAGATGGAAGGAAGCCCGTACCCTCACGCCCACCCACCTCTCCCGGGCCTCTCCTGCTCTCTGCCCAGAGATGGCCTTCAAACATGGGGCTGTTAGGACCTGTTGCCCTGGCACCTGCTCCTCTGTGTGGGGTGGGCGCAGAGGCCCCGGAGCCCACCCGCAGGCCCGCGATCTCCGGCTGCAGGCTGCCCACACCCAGCTGTGAGGCCCCCCGCTGGAAGTAGCAGCCCCAAGACCCCGCTGTCTGTCCCAGTGCCTCTGCAGCCTGTCCCCTGCGCTTGCTTAAAATTGTCCTCAAAAGGTCCCCCCACCTCAGAACTCATCTGCCCAGGGGCCAGGTCAATCCCCTCCCATCCTGCCTGCGGACAGGAGCTGTCCCTGGGGCTATGAGGCCAAGTCTGGCACAGACACGCCTCCCCAGACACAGAGCCACAATCAGGGTCCGTGACCTGGAGAGGCGCAGGCAGAATTCCCCGTGGTCGGCTGAACAATGCACCACCCGCCCCCCAAAAACCATAATGTCATGTCCTAATGAAAATGGGACTATGTCACCTTCGAGGCAAAAGGGACTTGGCAAATCGGATTAAATAAGGAGCTTGAGTCGGGGAGATTCTCCTGGATCGTCCATAGGGGCCCCACTTAACCACACGGGTCCTTAGGAGACA
The genomic region above belongs to Phocoena sinus isolate mPhoSin1 chromosome 1, mPhoSin1.pri, whole genome shotgun sequence and contains:
- the TNNI1 gene encoding troponin I, slow skeletal muscle isoform X1 — translated: MQGQRDGPLSPRPPGALAPPLLGAPSSRLSIPPFRGCRLLGGGRCVQRRRVLLSRAHVCLQARRLLCLLRCPLRESAVNRKARPSHPRRPRKVPPHRRHAGRRKPKITASRKLLLKSLMLAKAKECWEQEHEAREAEKSRYLAERIPALQTRGLSLSALQDLCRDLHAKVEVVDEERYDIEAKCLHNTREIKDLKLKVLDLRGKFKRPPLRRVRVSADAMLRALLGSKHKVSMDLRANLKSVKKEDTEKERPVEVGDWRKNVEAMSGMEGRKKMFDAAKSPTSQ